Proteins encoded in a region of the Venenivibrio stagnispumantis genome:
- a CDS encoding DUF485 domain-containing protein, with protein sequence MDYKLVEKIKSLPEFQKLVAERNKIMITLTAIELIVYFGFILLVAFNKEFLATKLGDGVTTIGIPIGIGVIVISFLLTGVYVYIANKEYDELSEKIKEKVKKEV encoded by the coding sequence ATGGATTACAAATTAGTGGAAAAAATTAAATCATTGCCGGAGTTTCAAAAGCTAGTAGCAGAAAGGAATAAAATTATGATAACCCTGACTGCCATTGAGCTTATTGTTTATTTTGGATTTATTTTGCTTGTAGCATTTAATAAAGAATTTCTTGCTACAAAGCTCGGAGATGGTGTTACAACAATAGGTATTCCTATTGGTATTGGTGTAATTGTTATATCTTTTTTACTTACCGGAGTATATGTTTATATAGCAAATAAAGAGTATGATGAATTATCAGAAAAAATTAAAGAAAAAGTAAAAAAGGAGGTATAA
- a CDS encoding putative nucleotidyltransferase substrate binding domain-containing protein, translating to MSLADIKLYLKSTTPYQFLTENQLDKIINNTDIVYLKENKQVEDTENNIYIVLKGLIVEIDKEGKEVEYYPKDATFDIKSIKNGNSENIFVAKEEAILYKIPKTIIKQIFEENKEFQNYFLKSLSERLSSLSQTDTYLFSKIKNIPFSKPVILDKNLPIIEAVKEMDKQKATSIIVDFGENYGIITDSDLRKKVIIAQKDINLPIEEIANKNLISVNIDDFLFDAIMKMIKHNIKRVVIEDKGKIVGILNETDLLTLYSNQPQFLALKIEKASSLEEVKNISEGMINVVNLLLKEGIRIRHIMKFVTEINIKIYKKVFNLLADEEIKNNVALIIMGSEGRKEQILKTDQDNGLILKDGFNKDLEEFANKFTQSLIYLGYPPCDGNVMVSNKEFRKKLSEYKEDILKWIDKHEKYLNLSIMIDILPIDGEEYLAEELREYIFDVLNENRLILSHFALPVLQFKTPLSIFGTFIKEEKDKIDIKKGGIFPIVHGVRTLAVEYRIKETNTFERIKQLSEKNLFNREFARELIEAYEFMQTLRLKAKIKKIKANEKPDNYINLKDLSNIEADMLKDCFKIVNKFKDFITNHYKLNYIS from the coding sequence ATGAGTTTAGCAGATATTAAACTATATTTAAAAAGCACAACACCATACCAATTTTTAACAGAAAACCAGTTAGATAAAATAATAAACAATACGGATATTGTTTATCTGAAAGAAAATAAACAGGTAGAAGATACAGAGAACAATATTTATATAGTTTTGAAAGGCTTAATAGTAGAGATAGATAAAGAAGGAAAAGAAGTTGAATATTATCCAAAAGATGCCACATTTGATATAAAATCAATAAAAAATGGAAATTCAGAAAATATATTTGTGGCCAAAGAAGAAGCTATTTTATACAAAATTCCAAAAACTATAATCAAACAAATATTTGAAGAAAATAAAGAATTTCAAAATTATTTCTTAAAATCATTATCCGAAAGGTTAAGCTCATTATCCCAAACAGACACATATCTATTCTCAAAAATAAAAAATATACCTTTTTCAAAACCAGTTATTTTAGATAAAAATCTACCAATAATAGAAGCAGTAAAAGAGATGGATAAACAAAAAGCCACATCTATAATTGTAGATTTTGGAGAAAATTATGGAATAATAACAGATTCCGATTTACGAAAGAAAGTTATAATAGCCCAAAAAGATATAAATCTACCGATAGAAGAGATAGCAAATAAAAATTTAATATCTGTAAATATAGATGATTTTTTATTTGATGCTATAATGAAAATGATAAAACATAATATAAAAAGAGTAGTAATAGAAGATAAAGGAAAAATTGTTGGAATACTAAATGAAACAGATTTATTAACTCTTTATTCAAATCAACCACAATTTTTAGCCTTAAAAATAGAAAAAGCCTCTTCCTTAGAAGAAGTAAAAAATATATCAGAAGGAATGATAAATGTTGTAAATCTACTTTTAAAAGAAGGAATTAGAATAAGACATATAATGAAATTTGTAACAGAAATCAATATAAAAATATACAAAAAAGTTTTTAATCTATTAGCTGATGAAGAGATAAAAAATAATGTGGCCCTTATAATAATGGGTAGTGAAGGAAGAAAAGAGCAGATATTAAAAACAGACCAAGATAATGGATTGATATTAAAAGATGGATTTAATAAAGATTTAGAAGAGTTTGCAAATAAATTTACACAAAGTTTGATATATCTTGGTTATCCACCATGTGATGGAAATGTTATGGTATCAAATAAAGAATTTAGAAAAAAATTATCCGAATACAAAGAAGATATTTTAAAATGGATAGATAAACATGAAAAATATCTAAATTTATCAATAATGATAGATATATTACCTATTGATGGAGAAGAATATTTAGCAGAAGAATTAAGAGAATATATATTTGATGTTTTAAATGAAAATAGGTTAATTTTATCTCATTTTGCTCTTCCGGTTTTACAATTTAAAACACCTTTATCAATATTTGGAACATTTATAAAGGAAGAAAAAGATAAGATAGATATTAAAAAAGGTGGTATATTCCCTATTGTTCATGGAGTTAGAACATTGGCAGTAGAATACAGAATAAAAGAAACAAACACATTTGAAAGAATAAAACAGCTATCTGAGAAAAATTTATTCAATAGAGAGTTTGCAAGGGAATTAATAGAAGCTTATGAATTTATGCAAACATTGAGATTAAAAGCGAAAATAAAAAAGATAAAAGCTAATGAAAAACCTGATAATTATATAAATTTAAAAGATTTATCTAATATAGAAGCTGATATGCTTAAAGATTGCTTTAAAATAGTTAACAAATTTAAAGATTTTATAACAAATCATTATAAGCTAAATTATATATCATGA
- a CDS encoding YMGG-like glycine zipper-containing protein: MKKLIAFSVVSALLITSCAETYRPSQTTYEGGLIGAVTGATAGAILTHDNKWKGGVIGGVLGAIAGATIAEISKRGAVEAVQSGRPVQYTSEDGRVVYRAEPIDNNQRTECKKVKETIIENGKVVKEQIKEVCESTKVENKY, translated from the coding sequence ATGAAAAAATTAATAGCATTTTCAGTGGTATCAGCATTGCTTATTACTTCATGTGCAGAAACTTATAGACCTTCCCAAACAACTTATGAAGGTGGCCTTATCGGTGCAGTAACAGGAGCAACTGCCGGAGCAATCCTTACACATGATAACAAATGGAAAGGTGGCGTTATAGGTGGAGTTCTTGGAGCAATTGCAGGAGCAACAATAGCAGAGATATCAAAAAGAGGAGCAGTTGAAGCAGTACAAAGTGGAAGACCTGTCCAATATACATCAGAAGATGGAAGAGTAGTGTATAGAGCAGAACCAATAGATAATAATCAAAGAACAGAATGTAAAAAAGTTAAAGAAACTATCATAGAAAATGGGAAAGTAGTCAAAGAACAGATTAAAGAAGTTTGTGAAAGTACAAAGGTAGAAAACAAATATTAA
- a CDS encoding metal ABC transporter permease — MDFKEEVMELLDISFIRNAIIGGVLLSLLLSVLSLFIVIKKWSFINIGISHAAFGGLAIGFVAGISPSLTGSLFAVFIGLLIGYISKKGNIHEDISIGILLSMSMALGVIVITFAPNYNSDLFAFLFGNILTITDEDIYILLLFSIFTFIFLWLSFKKILYCCFDEELAYISGINTNFYYYMMITILAIATVLSIKLVGTILSSAMMILPAAVSSQIFWHYKKILISSVIISLIMVLLGIFVSFEYNLPSGATIVLIYSIVFFIVFIFRKIVIKD, encoded by the coding sequence ATGGATTTTAAAGAGGAAGTAATGGAGTTATTAGATATATCATTTATAAGAAATGCAATAATAGGTGGAGTTTTATTATCTTTACTACTATCTGTTTTATCTCTTTTTATAGTTATAAAAAAATGGTCATTTATAAATATAGGAATATCCCATGCAGCATTTGGTGGTCTTGCTATTGGTTTTGTAGCAGGAATATCCCCAAGTTTAACAGGCTCTTTATTTGCAGTTTTTATAGGTCTACTGATAGGATATATTAGTAAAAAAGGAAATATCCATGAAGATATATCAATAGGTATATTATTATCTATGTCAATGGCTCTTGGAGTTATTGTTATAACATTTGCACCTAATTATAATTCTGATTTATTTGCATTTTTATTTGGGAATATACTCACCATAACAGATGAAGATATTTATATTTTGCTTTTATTTTCAATATTTACATTTATATTTTTATGGCTTTCTTTTAAGAAAATTCTTTATTGCTGTTTTGATGAAGAACTTGCTTATATCAGTGGTATAAACACTAATTTTTATTACTATATGATGATTACAATTCTTGCAATTGCTACGGTTTTATCTATTAAGCTTGTAGGGACAATACTTTCATCTGCTATGATGATACTTCCGGCAGCAGTTAGTTCTCAAATATTTTGGCATTATAAAAAAATATTAATATCTTCTGTTATTATCAGTTTAATAATGGTTCTTCTTGGTATCTTTGTATCTTTTGAGTATAATCTTCCTTCCGGAGCAACAATTGTTCTTATTTATTCAATAGTATTTTTTATCGTATTTATATTTAGAAAAATAGTTATAAAGGATTAA
- a CDS encoding 3'-5' exonuclease, producing MKIFERLKIEFKKKQLKNKDYLFLFEEPPEDEFVAFDTETTGLNPKEDDILSIGAVKIKNNQILLSERFYQLVKPVKEINEESIKIHGLRKKDLENGIDVYEAIDKFVRFVGNRTLVGYYIEFDIAMINKYFKKLSGTTLPNRYIDISGLYYDYKIGIIPQGNVDLRLDTIIKDLDIPTFGKHDALNDAIITAMIFLKLKSI from the coding sequence ATGAAGATTTTTGAAAGATTAAAAATAGAGTTTAAGAAAAAACAGCTTAAAAATAAAGATTATCTATTTTTGTTTGAAGAACCACCGGAAGATGAATTTGTGGCTTTTGATACGGAAACAACCGGATTAAACCCAAAAGAAGATGATATTCTCTCAATAGGAGCAGTTAAAATTAAGAATAATCAAATATTACTTTCTGAAAGATTTTACCAATTAGTAAAACCGGTAAAAGAAATTAATGAAGAAAGTATAAAAATCCATGGACTTAGAAAAAAAGATTTAGAAAATGGAATAGATGTTTATGAAGCTATTGATAAATTCGTCAGATTTGTAGGAAATAGAACTTTGGTAGGATATTATATAGAGTTTGACATAGCTATGATAAATAAATATTTTAAAAAATTATCCGGAACTACCCTTCCAAATAGATATATAGATATATCCGGACTTTATTATGATTATAAAATAGGAATAATTCCACAAGGAAATGTAGATTTAAGACTTGATACTATCATTAAAGATTTAGATATTCCAACTTTTGGAAAACATGATGCCTTAAATGATGCAATCATAACTGCAATGATATTTTTAAAATTAAAATCTATTTAA
- a CDS encoding metal ABC transporter ATP-binding protein gives MKAIEIFDLYVYLGGRYILEDINIQIEEGEIVAIVGPNGGGKTTLIRTILGLIKPEKGIIKIFDKTIKEAIKEGIIGYLPQRADYEIDFPFSALDVVMLGLINKKMSEKEKRKEALKYIEYVGMSGFEYKPFSKLSGGQKQRISIARVLASEPKIMFLDEPSTGIDVVAQEGFYDFLKRLRDEKGITIVMVSHDIGVVGNFVDKVAGLNKKLHYFGPPQQFLQKDVLFNLYGSEVKLLIHSPECITCQNFSLK, from the coding sequence ATGAAAGCGATTGAAATATTTGATTTGTATGTTTATTTAGGTGGAAGGTATATTTTAGAAGATATAAATATTCAGATAGAAGAAGGGGAAATTGTTGCTATTGTTGGTCCTAATGGTGGTGGAAAAACAACATTAATCCGGACTATACTTGGATTAATAAAGCCGGAAAAAGGCATTATAAAAATTTTTGATAAAACTATAAAAGAAGCCATAAAAGAAGGAATTATTGGATATTTACCCCAAAGGGCTGATTATGAGATAGATTTTCCTTTCTCAGCATTAGATGTGGTTATGCTTGGGTTGATAAATAAAAAAATGTCCGAAAAAGAAAAGAGAAAAGAAGCATTAAAATATATTGAGTATGTAGGTATGTCCGGCTTTGAATATAAACCTTTTTCTAAGCTTTCCGGTGGACAAAAACAAAGAATATCAATTGCAAGGGTTTTGGCCTCTGAGCCTAAGATTATGTTTTTAGATGAACCTTCAACCGGAATAGATGTTGTTGCACAGGAAGGATTTTATGATTTTTTAAAGAGATTAAGAGATGAAAAAGGTATAACAATAGTTATGGTATCACATGATATTGGTGTTGTTGGAAATTTTGTAGATAAAGTAGCTGGATTAAATAAAAAATTACATTATTTTGGGCCACCACAGCAGTTTTTACAAAAAGATGTATTATTTAATCTATATGGCTCAGAAGTAAAACTTCTTATCCACTCACCTGAATGTATAACTTGCCAAAATTTTAGCTTAAAATGA
- the hemB gene encoding porphobilinogen synthase has product MAFPTNRLRRLRKNENIRRLVRETHLSVDNLIYPIFVEDGVNIIKEIPSMPGIFRYSIDNLSKELDEVVELNIPAILLFGIPSHKDEIGSDTFNDEGIIQRAIRYIKQNYPQLYVITDVCFCEYTSHGHCGVLHNHDVDNDATLENTKKQVISHAKAGADMVAPSGMMDGVVKAIREALDSAGYYDIPIMSYSAKYASSYYGPFREAADSTPAFGDRRTYQMDIGNRLEALREVALDIEEGADIVMVKPALAYLDIIREIKDSFNIPLAAYNVSGEYSMIKAAGKLGWIDEKKVMLETITAIKRAGADIIITYFAKEIAKMIK; this is encoded by the coding sequence ATGGCTTTTCCTACGAACCGGCTTAGAAGATTAAGAAAAAATGAAAATATAAGAAGGCTTGTAAGGGAAACTCATCTTTCGGTTGATAATCTTATTTATCCTATATTTGTAGAAGATGGTGTAAATATAATAAAAGAGATACCTTCTATGCCGGGCATTTTTAGATATTCAATAGATAATCTATCTAAGGAACTTGATGAGGTTGTAGAGCTTAATATTCCTGCTATCTTATTATTCGGTATTCCTTCTCATAAAGATGAGATAGGTTCTGATACCTTTAATGATGAAGGTATTATACAAAGGGCTATAAGATATATAAAACAAAATTATCCTCAGCTTTATGTTATTACAGATGTTTGTTTTTGTGAATATACTTCCCATGGACATTGTGGAGTTTTACATAATCATGATGTAGATAATGATGCCACCCTTGAAAATACAAAAAAACAAGTTATCTCTCATGCAAAAGCCGGTGCAGATATGGTAGCACCATCAGGAATGATGGATGGAGTTGTAAAAGCAATAAGAGAAGCCTTAGATTCTGCCGGATATTATGATATTCCGATAATGTCATATTCTGCAAAATATGCTTCTTCTTACTATGGACCATTTAGGGAAGCAGCAGATTCTACACCTGCTTTTGGAGATAGAAGAACATATCAGATGGATATTGGAAATAGATTAGAAGCCTTACGAGAAGTAGCCCTTGATATAGAAGAGGGAGCAGATATAGTAATGGTTAAACCGGCATTGGCATATCTTGATATAATAAGAGAAATAAAAGATAGTTTTAATATTCCTCTTGCTGCTTACAATGTAAGTGGTGAGTATTCTATGATAAAAGCTGCCGGAAAACTTGGCTGGATAGATGAAAAAAAGGTAATGCTTGAAACAATCACTGCAATTAAAAGAGCCGGTGCGGATATAATTATTACTTATTTCGCAAAAGAAATTGCAAAAATGATTAAATAG
- a CDS encoding RsmE family RNA methyltransferase — protein sequence MSLPRFIAKVEDNIAYLEDEELHHAIKVKRLKEGDLLEINDLQGNIYKAKIIEINKKYAKLEIIEKIQQEEEKLKTTLYLAVPYQLSKIDEIIDNISQLGVYKFVPVITKNCAIKEQDVIKKLEKWKKIAIQSIKQCKRVYPVVIEKPIKLDKIIDNYQLKIVFYEKEREKSLHDIEMNKDITDIAVVIGNEGGFTEEEINLLLKKGFQKLKLCNNILRMETAIIVGICQINFKFGG from the coding sequence ATGAGCCTTCCAAGATTCATAGCAAAAGTTGAAGATAATATTGCTTATCTTGAAGATGAAGAGCTACACCATGCAATAAAAGTTAAAAGATTAAAAGAAGGGGATTTATTAGAAATAAATGATTTACAGGGAAATATATACAAAGCAAAAATTATAGAAATTAATAAAAAATATGCAAAACTGGAAATTATTGAAAAAATTCAGCAAGAAGAAGAAAAATTAAAAACAACTCTTTATTTAGCAGTTCCTTATCAACTTTCTAAAATTGATGAAATTATAGATAATATATCTCAGCTTGGAGTCTATAAATTTGTTCCGGTAATAACTAAAAATTGTGCAATAAAAGAGCAAGATGTTATAAAAAAATTGGAAAAATGGAAAAAAATAGCAATCCAATCTATAAAACAATGCAAAAGAGTTTATCCTGTTGTTATTGAAAAACCTATAAAATTGGATAAAATAATAGATAACTATCAGTTGAAAATTGTTTTTTATGAAAAAGAGAGAGAAAAAAGTTTGCATGATATAGAAATGAATAAAGATATAACAGATATAGCTGTTGTTATAGGAAATGAAGGTGGCTTTACGGAAGAAGAGATAAATTTATTATTGAAAAAAGGATTTCAAAAATTAAAACTTTGTAATAACATTTTAAGGATGGAAACTGCTATAATAGTAGGTATATGTCAGATTAATTTTAAGTTTGGAGGTTAA
- a CDS encoding cation acetate symporter, translated as MLSKRGIFFYLASLAVVALAFAAGVEGEVKKQPVNMNAIIMFLIFVAATLGITYWAAKRTRTAKDFYTAGGGITGFQNGLAIAGDFMSAASFLGIAGLVYKSGYDGLLYSIGFLVGWPIVMFLLSEPLRNLGKYTFADVTSFRLEQRRIRILASLGSISVVIFYLIAQMVGAGKLIQLLFGLPYSTAIIIVGTLMIIYVTFGGMLATTWIQIVKAILLLGGASFMALMVLMHFGFSFTELFRTATQVHAKGEAIMAPGGLVSDPLNAISLGLALMFGTAGLPHILMRFFTVPNAKEARKSVFFATGFIGYFYILTFIIGFGAIALFVNHPEFFTNAKQIVVDGITKIVSATDETKNLIGDKKALIGGENMTAIHLANAVGGSVFMGFISAVAFATILAVVAGLTLAGASTISHDLYANVIGKGKIDEQTEMKVSKITTFIIGILAILLGIAFEKQNVAFMVGLAFAIAASVNFPILLLSIYWKGLTTRGAFWGGLTGLVIAIVLIIISPAVWKDVLGNPDGLIKLKNPAIFSMTATFIVAYIISKLDNSERAKIDKEGFEPQYVRSQTGIGAEGAVSH; from the coding sequence ATGCTTTCAAAGAGAGGGATATTTTTTTACTTAGCAAGTTTGGCAGTTGTAGCTTTGGCTTTTGCTGCCGGAGTTGAAGGAGAAGTAAAAAAGCAACCGGTAAATATGAATGCAATTATAATGTTCCTCATATTTGTAGCTGCTACACTTGGAATAACATATTGGGCAGCAAAGAGAACCAGAACAGCTAAGGATTTCTATACAGCAGGTGGTGGTATTACCGGTTTTCAAAATGGTCTTGCTATTGCAGGTGATTTTATGTCAGCTGCAAGCTTCCTTGGTATAGCAGGTCTTGTTTATAAATCCGGTTATGATGGATTATTATACTCAATCGGTTTCTTAGTCGGTTGGCCTATTGTTATGTTTTTACTTTCAGAACCTCTTAGAAATTTGGGTAAATATACATTTGCAGATGTCACTTCTTTCAGACTTGAACAAAGAAGAATAAGAATTCTTGCATCTCTTGGTTCTATTTCGGTTGTAATCTTTTATCTTATTGCTCAGATGGTTGGTGCAGGAAAATTAATTCAGCTTCTATTTGGCTTACCATATTCTACCGCAATTATAATAGTAGGAACGCTTATGATTATATATGTTACTTTTGGTGGAATGCTTGCAACAACATGGATACAGATAGTTAAAGCAATTTTATTACTTGGTGGTGCTTCTTTTATGGCTTTAATGGTTTTAATGCATTTTGGATTTAGCTTTACAGAGTTATTCCGCACAGCTACTCAGGTTCATGCAAAAGGTGAAGCTATAATGGCTCCCGGTGGACTTGTATCTGACCCTCTTAATGCTATATCTCTTGGGCTTGCACTTATGTTTGGAACAGCCGGATTACCTCACATACTTATGAGATTTTTCACAGTTCCAAATGCAAAAGAAGCAAGAAAATCAGTTTTCTTTGCTACCGGATTTATAGGATATTTCTATATTCTTACATTCATAATAGGATTTGGTGCTATCGCTTTATTTGTAAATCATCCTGAATTTTTCACAAATGCAAAACAGATTGTAGTTGATGGTATAACAAAAATAGTATCTGCAACTGATGAAACTAAAAACCTTATCGGAGATAAAAAAGCATTAATCGGTGGAGAAAATATGACTGCAATTCATTTGGCAAATGCTGTTGGTGGTAGTGTATTCATGGGATTTATTTCAGCTGTTGCTTTTGCTACAATCTTAGCAGTTGTAGCCGGATTAACCCTTGCCGGTGCTTCCACAATATCCCACGACCTTTATGCTAATGTAATAGGAAAAGGTAAAATAGATGAACAAACAGAAATGAAAGTTTCTAAAATAACAACATTTATTATAGGTATTCTTGCTATCTTACTTGGAATAGCTTTTGAAAAACAAAACGTTGCATTTATGGTTGGTCTTGCATTTGCTATTGCAGCATCTGTTAACTTCCCAATATTATTGTTATCTATATACTGGAAAGGATTGACAACAAGAGGAGCTTTCTGGGGTGGTCTTACAGGACTTGTTATAGCTATAGTATTAATTATAATCAGCCCGGCAGTTTGGAAAGATGTTCTCGGAAATCCTGATGGCTTAATTAAACTCAAAAATCCGGCTATATTCTCTATGACAGCTACATTTATAGTAGCTTACATAATATCTAAACTTGATAACTCTGAAAGAGCTAAAATAGATAAAGAAGGATTTGAGCCACAATATGTAAGGTCTCAAACCGGAATAGGTGCAGAAGGAGCCGTTTCACATTAA